One window of the Strix uralensis isolate ZFMK-TIS-50842 chromosome 3, bStrUra1, whole genome shotgun sequence genome contains the following:
- the NHSL1 gene encoding NHS-like protein 1 isoform X7 has translation MVVFINTKLKSLMKLFKRKTVSNLDEESRWTVHYTAPWHQQENVFLPSSRPPCVEDLHRQAKLNLKSVLRECDKLRRDGYRSSQYYSQGPTFSSSSSAICGSYQDDYEEIEQKSSLLDCISRSCISACCNLIPWSKKCPVSSPEEEKLITIKRPKTPVSNELSDINTQTNWTKSLPLPTPEEKMRQQAQAVQTDVVPINVTGENFDRQASIRRSLIYTDTVVRRPKKVKRRKTITGIPDNIQKELAVGTGQSDFRGHSMYVPDHCSTLGRLDSYRSAMQRSETKDTSCQTEEVKVVPPSMRRIRAQKGQGIAAQMSQFSSSSGNMSVMSDSAAVIFASRQNSDIGFHSLPRAGARVSLQSLEQTQSISRQTEDVAGTLPHQISKLQVDDSVVHLRNNPTPGTLSRPKSQEVRSYDNEKSASPACVVSPHATYSTSIIPNATLSSSSEVIVIHTAQSVGSLDSKITSSTAYPKPRDNFVASSAVSGKEDHHSSSGNWSESSSTRHSQTSDTIPSNTVMMLSLGDSAVSLSTPGNAEGGSQSMSYSCRNNLALPTPSQDSDGRSESSYSGEQAQAAVNSTEHWLYKSAESSETASCKVVCTTPGCATPGSNLSSSSLERTSVRDDSTSLYSMDHDGYYGSMHMDSGLKSDMPCNSANGFGNPRDSVVNVFEGKEKKHQDDQSGKGDKSLARNISLKKAKKPPLPPSRTDSLRRMPKKKAQSNGQVLDETLIATLQHSLQLNLKCKNGSSPSQSPCSDYEDPWVLRSRSQSSVSASSSMMSTTAPNLYSICTVTPSQSETSSIKSEYADQWGYYSDYAAVADDQVKSPVTHSASTSSALSDYSISHFSDGSRASVPQVPSGLAKPKSTSPEKSHRVTSPSSGYSSQSNTPTALTPVPVFLKPASSGNGKSKLKPKVPERKSSLLSSVSMSSSSTSLSSNTSTEGSVSVKKLDPTLSSPPDSGAPPPPPPLPTPPLHCPKLSPPLPPPPPPAEVMDLSPLPASPTFPPPPPEADVNSSFAQTVPWFPQEASINSFSSPVPPPPTFPLAVPPPAPPLDPKLTKGATICPQYSFKKRNQEDSCYSPVKQPLNKQDASRPVMPLVTTKALQMVQLRSVKKVTEGEPSPESASETTSQEKGSVNTSSQSSLQPSLSLRLSSSLGEEEMKTQGTSFKNSVQTLARGSPLILSDNIPALDSDQKPASAVGLSKSFESDALGTAAEDTPESSVQSEDLHSGMSLQGSPASPDKTQVILPSKKPPPISKKPKLFLVVPPPQLDLTVEKIAEVSDTVRSTSSPTKRDAVLAHCEEARNCLTDGLSSSEMDSGSLVPEGGAAGFTFSETVGANAFVVQPAASPVQEEPRQEEQSAFDEGSSSGSSQDSGSNTDGHLSQENESVEVFESDTANSSFLPSNSYGEETDGVATPARPRTTEDLFAAIHRSKRKVLGRKDSEDDRTRNHSPSPPVTPTGASPTLATLKQAGSIQRSVRKSSTSNDNFKALLLKKGSRCDTSSRMSAAEMLKNTDPRFHRTKTDASPDLSDSPTSCSPSKSKRAQEEWAKSEGLMPRSMSFSGTRYGRSRTPPSAASSKYNVRNRIQSSPMTVISEGDGEVVEQSEGRVRRTLEEQQERQLDMFNSDELDMNDFPYAEEAGCKETLDPTHLDLMTQPGTSRKYLSPSAEES, from the exons AGTGTGACAAGCTGCGGCGGGATGGCTACCGGAGCTCACAGTATTACTCTCAGGGTCCCACCTTCTCCTCGTCCTCCAGTGCAATCTGTGGAAGTTACCAGGATGATTATGAAGAAATTGAACAAAAG TCTAGTCTGTTAGACTGCATCTCTCGGTCTTGCATTAGCGCCTGCTGTAACTTGATTCCCTGGAGCAAAAAG TGTCCTGTCTCTTCcccagaagaagaaaagcttaTTACCATCAAAAGGCCTAAAACTCCAGTTTCAAATGAGTTATCAGATATCAACACTCAAACCAACTGGACTAAGTCACTCCCACTGCCAACACCTGAAGAGAAAATGCGACAGCAAGCACAGGCAGTCCAAACAGATGTGGTTCCTATTAATGTGACTG GGGAGAATTTCGACCGCCAAGCCAGCATTCGGCGGTCTCTAATTTACACAGACACGGTGGTAAGACGGCCGAAGAAAGTCAAAAGGAGAAAGACTATTACAGGAATCCCTGACAACATACAAAAGGAGCTAG CAGTTGGCACTGGCCAAAGTGATTTCCGAGGGCATTCGATGTATGTCCCAGATCACTGTTCCACGCTAGGGAGACTAGACAGCTATCGCTCTGCTATGCAGCGCTCTGAAACCAAGGACACCAGCTGCCAGACGGAGGAAGTTAAAGTTGTGCCCCCTTCAATGAGAAGAATACGAGCGCAGAAAGGACAAGGCATTGCAGCCCAGATGTCTCAGTTCTCCAGCTCATCTGGAAACATGTCAGTGATGAGTGATTCTGCTGCAGTTATATTTGCTTCTCGCCAAAATAGTGACATAGGTTTTCACAGCTTGCCTCGGGCTGGTGCAAGAGTGTCTCTGCAGTCCCTAGAGCAGACACAGAGCATCTCTAGACAGACAGAAGACGTCGCTGGCACTTTACCCCACCAGATAAGTAAATTGCAAGTGGATGATAGTGTTGTGCATCTGAGGAATAATCCCACGCCAGGGACCCTGTCGAGGCCAAAGTCTCAAGAGGTGAGAAGCTACGATAATGAAAAGTCCGCAAGCCCAGCATGTGTGGTCTCTCCGCATGCCACCTACTCAACGAGCATCATACCCAATGCAACACTGTCATCCTCCTCAGAAGTTATTGTTATTCATACTGCCCAGAGTGTTGGATCGTTGGATAGTAAAATTACCAGCTCCACTGCCTACCCAAAGCCAAGAGACAATTTTGTTGCTAGCAGTGCAGTTAGCGGTAAAGAAGATCACCATTCTTCAAGCGGTAACTGGAGTGAGAGTAGTTCCACACGTCACTCACAGACTTCAGATACCATCCCATCTAATACCGTCATGATGCTTTCTCTTGGTGACTCTGCTGTCTCTCTTAGCACTCCTGGAAATGCAGAGGGTGGGTCTCAGAGCATGAGCTATAGCTGTAGGAACAATCTTGCTTTACCAACCCCTTCCCAGGACAGTGATGGTAGGAGTGAATCCAGCTACTCAGGGGAGCAAGCACAAGCAGCAGTAAACAGCACAGAGCACTGGCTGTACAAGTCTGCAGAAAGCAGTGAGACTGCTTCATGCAAGGTGGTTTGTACCACACCAGGCTGTGCCACTCCCGGCAGcaacctcagcagcagcagcctggagaggacTTCGGTCAGGGATGATTCTACTTCTTTGTATTCTATGGACCATGATGGTTATTACGGTTCCATGCATATGGACTCTGGACTGAAGTCAGACATGCCATGCAATAGTGCTAACGGTTTTGGGAACCCCAGGGACAGCGTGGTAAATGTCtttgaaggaaaggagaagaaacatcAGGATGACCAGTCAGGCAAAGGTGACAAATCCCTTGCAAGAAACATCTCTCTGAAGAAGGCAAAGAAGCCACCTTTGCCACCATCCAGAACCGACTCACTCAGAAGGATGCCCAAGAAAAAAGCCCAGTCCAATGGACAGGTACTTGATGAAACCCTCATTGCCACCCTCCAGCATTCTCTGCAGCTGAATCTCAAGTGCAAAAATGGCAGCTCCCCTTCCCAGAGCCCCTGCAGTGATTATGAGGATCCCTGGGTGTTGCGCTCCCGCAGCCAGAGCTCAGTCAGTGCAAGCAGCAGCATGATGTCCACTACTGCCCCAAACCTGTACTCCATCTGCACAGTCACTCCCTCTCAGAGTGAAACAAGTAGCATCAAGTCGGAGTACGCTGACCAGTGGGGTTACTACAGTGACTATGCCGCAGTGGCAGATGACCAGGTAAAATCTCCAGTGACCCATTCTGCCAGTACATCATCAGCTCTCAGCGATTACAGCATCAGCCACTTCAGTGATGGCTCAAGGGCTTCTGTGCCACAAGTGCCCAGTGGACTGGCCAAACCAAAGAGCACTTCTCCGGAGAAATCCCACCGAGTCACATCGCCATCGAGTGGGTACTCCAGCCAGTCCAATACACCCACTGCGCTTACTCCAGtgcctgtatttttaaaacctgCATCATCAGGAAATGGGAAATCTAAGCTGAAGCCTAAAGTGCCTGAAAGGAAATCCTCTCTTCTGTCTTCAGTCTCCATGTCTTCATCCTCCACTTCTCTTTCTTCAAATACATCTACTGAAGGGAGTGTGAGTGTGAAGAAATTGGACCCCACCCTGAGCTCTCCTCCGGattctggagcacctcctccaccacctcctcttCCAACACCTCCGCTGCATTGCCCCAAactttctcctccccttccccctcctcctcctccagcagaagTAATGGATCTGTCACCATTGCCAGCCTCTCCCACGTTCCCCCCTCCTCCGCCAGAAGCTGATGTAAATTCTTCCTTTGCCCAGACTGTCCCATGGTTTCCACAAGAAGCCTCCATCAATTCGTTCTCTtcccctgttcctcctcctcctactTTCCCCTTAGCTgtcccaccaccagcaccacctcTTGATCCCAAGCTAACAAAAGGTGCAACAATATGCCCACAGTATTCTTTTAAGAAACGTAACCAGGAAGATTCTTGCTACAGTCCAGTGAAACAGCCACTCAACAAGCAAGATGCATCAAGACCTGTGATGCCCTTAGTAACTACCAAAGCATTGCAAATGGTGCAGCTGAGGTCTGTGAAAAAAGTGACAGAAGGTGAGCCATCACCTGAATCTGCTTCTGAAACCACGTCTCAGGAAAAGGGTAGTGTAAATACATCATCGCAGTCTTCCCTACAGCCATCTCTCTCACTAAGACTCAGTAGCAGCTTAGGCGAAGAGGAAATGAAAACTCAAGGCACTTCATTTAAAAACTCGGTTCAAACACTGGCTCGGGGTTCTCCTCTCATTCTCTCTGATAACATACCTGCGCTTGACAGCGATCAAAAGCCTGCGAGTGCGGTAGGTCTAAGCAAGTCTTTCGAATCTGATGCACTGGGGACAGCTGCTGAAGACACACCTGAGTCTTCAGTGCAGAGTGAAGACCTCCATTCTGGCATGTCACTTCAGGGGTCACCAGCATCTCCTGACAAGACTCAGGTCATACTGCCAAGCAAGAAACCACCTCCTATTTCAAAGAAACCCAAACTGTTCCTTGTTGTACCACCTCCACAGTTAGATCTTACAGTGGAGAAAATAGCTGAAGTGAGTGATACTGTCAGAAGCACATCAAGCCCAACTAAGAGAGACGCTGTGCTTGCACACTGCGAGGAGGCGAGAAATTGTCTTACAGATGGACTCAGTTCTAGCGAGATGGACTCTGGCAGCCTGGTTCCTGAGGGAGGAGCTGCCGGATTCACCTTCTCTGAGACAGTGGGAGCTAATGCCTTTGTGGTACAGCCTGCTGCATCACCAGTTCAAGAAGAAcccaggcaggaggagcagtCCGCTTTTGATGAGGGAAGCAGTTCAGGCAGCAGCCAAGACAGCGGCAGTAACACTGACGGGCACCTCTCTCAAGAGAACGAAAGTG TGGAGGTATTTGAATCGGATACAGCAAATAGTTCGTTCCTGCCGAGCAATAGTTATGGGGAAGAGACGGACGGAGTGGCAACACCAGCGAGACCAAGGACTACTGAGGATCTTTTTGCAGCCATTCACAG ATCCAAAAGGAAAGTCCTTGGCCGTAAAGATTCTGAAGACGACCGTACCCGCAACCATTCTCCGTCGCCCCCCGTAACTCCCACTGGTGCTTCCCCAACCTTAGCTACCCTCAAACAAGCTGGATCTATTCAGAGAAGTGTTCGCAAGAGCAGCACCAGCAACGACAACTTCAAagctctgctgctgaagaaaGGCAGCCGCTGTGACACCAGTTCCCGCATGTCTGCGGCGGAGATGTTGAAGAACACGGACCCGCGGTTCCACCGGACAAAGACAGATGCCTCCCCTGACCTTTCCGACAGCCCTACCAGCTGCTCACCCAGCAAGAGCAAACGGGCCCAGGAAGAGTGGGCCAAGAGTGAGGGCCTGATGCCAAGGAGCATGTCCTTCTCTGGCACTAGGTATGGGCGGTCACGAACACCcccctctgctgccagcagcaagTACAATGTCCGCAACCGCATCCAGAGCAGCCCCATGACCGTCATTAGTGAAGGAGATGGGGAGGTGGTGGAACAGTCAGAGGGCAGGGTCCGAAGGACTTTGGAAGAACAGCAAGAGAGGCAGCTTGATATGTTTAACAGTGATGAACTGGACATGAATGACTTTCCATATGCTGAGGAGGCAGGCTGCAAGGAGACCTTGGATCCAACCCATCTAGACTTAATGACTCAACCAGGTACTTCAAGGAAGTATCTAAGCCCTTCAGCTGAAGAAAGTTAA
- the NHSL1 gene encoding NHS-like protein 1 isoform X12: MRQQAQAVQTDVVPINVTGENFDRQASIRRSLIYTDTVVRRPKKVKRRKTITGIPDNIQKELAVGTGQSDFRGHSMYVPDHCSTLGRLDSYRSAMQRSETKDTSCQTEEVKVVPPSMRRIRAQKGQGIAAQMSQFSSSSGNMSVMSDSAAVIFASRQNSDIGFHSLPRAGARVSLQSLEQTQSISRQTEDVAGTLPHQISKLQVDDSVVHLRNNPTPGTLSRPKSQEVRSYDNEKSASPACVVSPHATYSTSIIPNATLSSSSEVIVIHTAQSVGSLDSKITSSTAYPKPRDNFVASSAVSGKEDHHSSSGNWSESSSTRHSQTSDTIPSNTVMMLSLGDSAVSLSTPGNAEGGSQSMSYSCRNNLALPTPSQDSDGRSESSYSGEQAQAAVNSTEHWLYKSAESSETASCKVVCTTPGCATPGSNLSSSSLERTSVRDDSTSLYSMDHDGYYGSMHMDSGLKSDMPCNSANGFGNPRDSVVNVFEGKEKKHQDDQSGKGDKSLARNISLKKAKKPPLPPSRTDSLRRMPKKKAQSNGQVLDETLIATLQHSLQLNLKCKNGSSPSQSPCSDYEDPWVLRSRSQSSVSASSSMMSTTAPNLYSICTVTPSQSETSSIKSEYADQWGYYSDYAAVADDQVKSPVTHSASTSSALSDYSISHFSDGSRASVPQVPSGLAKPKSTSPEKSHRVTSPSSGYSSQSNTPTALTPVPVFLKPASSGNGKSKLKPKVPERKSSLLSSVSMSSSSTSLSSNTSTEGSVSVKKLDPTLSSPPDSGAPPPPPPLPTPPLHCPKLSPPLPPPPPPAEVMDLSPLPASPTFPPPPPEADVNSSFAQTVPWFPQEASINSFSSPVPPPPTFPLAVPPPAPPLDPKLTKGATICPQYSFKKRNQEDSCYSPVKQPLNKQDASRPVMPLVTTKALQMVQLRSVKKVTEGEPSPESASETTSQEKGSVNTSSQSSLQPSLSLRLSSSLGEEEMKTQGTSFKNSVQTLARGSPLILSDNIPALDSDQKPASAVGLSKSFESDALGTAAEDTPESSVQSEDLHSGMSLQGSPASPDKTQVILPSKKPPPISKKPKLFLVVPPPQLDLTVEKIAEVSDTVRSTSSPTKRDAVLAHCEEARNCLTDGLSSSEMDSGSLVPEGGAAGFTFSETVGANAFVVQPAASPVQEEPRQEEQSAFDEGSSSGSSQDSGSNTDGHLSQENESVEVFESDTANSSFLPSNSYGEETDGVATPARPRTTEDLFAAIHRSKRKVLGRKDSEDDRTRNHSPSPPVTPTGASPTLATLKQAGSIQRSVRKSSTSNDNFKALLLKKGSRCDTSSRMSAAEMLKNTDPRFHRTKTDASPDLSDSPTSCSPSKSKRAQEEWAKSEGLMPRSMSFSGTRYGRSRTPPSAASSKYNVRNRIQSSPMTVISEGDGEVVEQSEGRVRRTLEEQQERQLDMFNSDELDMNDFPYAEEAGCKETLDPTHLDLMTQPGTSRKYLSPSAEES; this comes from the exons ATGCGACAGCAAGCACAGGCAGTCCAAACAGATGTGGTTCCTATTAATGTGACTG GGGAGAATTTCGACCGCCAAGCCAGCATTCGGCGGTCTCTAATTTACACAGACACGGTGGTAAGACGGCCGAAGAAAGTCAAAAGGAGAAAGACTATTACAGGAATCCCTGACAACATACAAAAGGAGCTAG CAGTTGGCACTGGCCAAAGTGATTTCCGAGGGCATTCGATGTATGTCCCAGATCACTGTTCCACGCTAGGGAGACTAGACAGCTATCGCTCTGCTATGCAGCGCTCTGAAACCAAGGACACCAGCTGCCAGACGGAGGAAGTTAAAGTTGTGCCCCCTTCAATGAGAAGAATACGAGCGCAGAAAGGACAAGGCATTGCAGCCCAGATGTCTCAGTTCTCCAGCTCATCTGGAAACATGTCAGTGATGAGTGATTCTGCTGCAGTTATATTTGCTTCTCGCCAAAATAGTGACATAGGTTTTCACAGCTTGCCTCGGGCTGGTGCAAGAGTGTCTCTGCAGTCCCTAGAGCAGACACAGAGCATCTCTAGACAGACAGAAGACGTCGCTGGCACTTTACCCCACCAGATAAGTAAATTGCAAGTGGATGATAGTGTTGTGCATCTGAGGAATAATCCCACGCCAGGGACCCTGTCGAGGCCAAAGTCTCAAGAGGTGAGAAGCTACGATAATGAAAAGTCCGCAAGCCCAGCATGTGTGGTCTCTCCGCATGCCACCTACTCAACGAGCATCATACCCAATGCAACACTGTCATCCTCCTCAGAAGTTATTGTTATTCATACTGCCCAGAGTGTTGGATCGTTGGATAGTAAAATTACCAGCTCCACTGCCTACCCAAAGCCAAGAGACAATTTTGTTGCTAGCAGTGCAGTTAGCGGTAAAGAAGATCACCATTCTTCAAGCGGTAACTGGAGTGAGAGTAGTTCCACACGTCACTCACAGACTTCAGATACCATCCCATCTAATACCGTCATGATGCTTTCTCTTGGTGACTCTGCTGTCTCTCTTAGCACTCCTGGAAATGCAGAGGGTGGGTCTCAGAGCATGAGCTATAGCTGTAGGAACAATCTTGCTTTACCAACCCCTTCCCAGGACAGTGATGGTAGGAGTGAATCCAGCTACTCAGGGGAGCAAGCACAAGCAGCAGTAAACAGCACAGAGCACTGGCTGTACAAGTCTGCAGAAAGCAGTGAGACTGCTTCATGCAAGGTGGTTTGTACCACACCAGGCTGTGCCACTCCCGGCAGcaacctcagcagcagcagcctggagaggacTTCGGTCAGGGATGATTCTACTTCTTTGTATTCTATGGACCATGATGGTTATTACGGTTCCATGCATATGGACTCTGGACTGAAGTCAGACATGCCATGCAATAGTGCTAACGGTTTTGGGAACCCCAGGGACAGCGTGGTAAATGTCtttgaaggaaaggagaagaaacatcAGGATGACCAGTCAGGCAAAGGTGACAAATCCCTTGCAAGAAACATCTCTCTGAAGAAGGCAAAGAAGCCACCTTTGCCACCATCCAGAACCGACTCACTCAGAAGGATGCCCAAGAAAAAAGCCCAGTCCAATGGACAGGTACTTGATGAAACCCTCATTGCCACCCTCCAGCATTCTCTGCAGCTGAATCTCAAGTGCAAAAATGGCAGCTCCCCTTCCCAGAGCCCCTGCAGTGATTATGAGGATCCCTGGGTGTTGCGCTCCCGCAGCCAGAGCTCAGTCAGTGCAAGCAGCAGCATGATGTCCACTACTGCCCCAAACCTGTACTCCATCTGCACAGTCACTCCCTCTCAGAGTGAAACAAGTAGCATCAAGTCGGAGTACGCTGACCAGTGGGGTTACTACAGTGACTATGCCGCAGTGGCAGATGACCAGGTAAAATCTCCAGTGACCCATTCTGCCAGTACATCATCAGCTCTCAGCGATTACAGCATCAGCCACTTCAGTGATGGCTCAAGGGCTTCTGTGCCACAAGTGCCCAGTGGACTGGCCAAACCAAAGAGCACTTCTCCGGAGAAATCCCACCGAGTCACATCGCCATCGAGTGGGTACTCCAGCCAGTCCAATACACCCACTGCGCTTACTCCAGtgcctgtatttttaaaacctgCATCATCAGGAAATGGGAAATCTAAGCTGAAGCCTAAAGTGCCTGAAAGGAAATCCTCTCTTCTGTCTTCAGTCTCCATGTCTTCATCCTCCACTTCTCTTTCTTCAAATACATCTACTGAAGGGAGTGTGAGTGTGAAGAAATTGGACCCCACCCTGAGCTCTCCTCCGGattctggagcacctcctccaccacctcctcttCCAACACCTCCGCTGCATTGCCCCAAactttctcctccccttccccctcctcctcctccagcagaagTAATGGATCTGTCACCATTGCCAGCCTCTCCCACGTTCCCCCCTCCTCCGCCAGAAGCTGATGTAAATTCTTCCTTTGCCCAGACTGTCCCATGGTTTCCACAAGAAGCCTCCATCAATTCGTTCTCTtcccctgttcctcctcctcctactTTCCCCTTAGCTgtcccaccaccagcaccacctcTTGATCCCAAGCTAACAAAAGGTGCAACAATATGCCCACAGTATTCTTTTAAGAAACGTAACCAGGAAGATTCTTGCTACAGTCCAGTGAAACAGCCACTCAACAAGCAAGATGCATCAAGACCTGTGATGCCCTTAGTAACTACCAAAGCATTGCAAATGGTGCAGCTGAGGTCTGTGAAAAAAGTGACAGAAGGTGAGCCATCACCTGAATCTGCTTCTGAAACCACGTCTCAGGAAAAGGGTAGTGTAAATACATCATCGCAGTCTTCCCTACAGCCATCTCTCTCACTAAGACTCAGTAGCAGCTTAGGCGAAGAGGAAATGAAAACTCAAGGCACTTCATTTAAAAACTCGGTTCAAACACTGGCTCGGGGTTCTCCTCTCATTCTCTCTGATAACATACCTGCGCTTGACAGCGATCAAAAGCCTGCGAGTGCGGTAGGTCTAAGCAAGTCTTTCGAATCTGATGCACTGGGGACAGCTGCTGAAGACACACCTGAGTCTTCAGTGCAGAGTGAAGACCTCCATTCTGGCATGTCACTTCAGGGGTCACCAGCATCTCCTGACAAGACTCAGGTCATACTGCCAAGCAAGAAACCACCTCCTATTTCAAAGAAACCCAAACTGTTCCTTGTTGTACCACCTCCACAGTTAGATCTTACAGTGGAGAAAATAGCTGAAGTGAGTGATACTGTCAGAAGCACATCAAGCCCAACTAAGAGAGACGCTGTGCTTGCACACTGCGAGGAGGCGAGAAATTGTCTTACAGATGGACTCAGTTCTAGCGAGATGGACTCTGGCAGCCTGGTTCCTGAGGGAGGAGCTGCCGGATTCACCTTCTCTGAGACAGTGGGAGCTAATGCCTTTGTGGTACAGCCTGCTGCATCACCAGTTCAAGAAGAAcccaggcaggaggagcagtCCGCTTTTGATGAGGGAAGCAGTTCAGGCAGCAGCCAAGACAGCGGCAGTAACACTGACGGGCACCTCTCTCAAGAGAACGAAAGTG TGGAGGTATTTGAATCGGATACAGCAAATAGTTCGTTCCTGCCGAGCAATAGTTATGGGGAAGAGACGGACGGAGTGGCAACACCAGCGAGACCAAGGACTACTGAGGATCTTTTTGCAGCCATTCACAG ATCCAAAAGGAAAGTCCTTGGCCGTAAAGATTCTGAAGACGACCGTACCCGCAACCATTCTCCGTCGCCCCCCGTAACTCCCACTGGTGCTTCCCCAACCTTAGCTACCCTCAAACAAGCTGGATCTATTCAGAGAAGTGTTCGCAAGAGCAGCACCAGCAACGACAACTTCAAagctctgctgctgaagaaaGGCAGCCGCTGTGACACCAGTTCCCGCATGTCTGCGGCGGAGATGTTGAAGAACACGGACCCGCGGTTCCACCGGACAAAGACAGATGCCTCCCCTGACCTTTCCGACAGCCCTACCAGCTGCTCACCCAGCAAGAGCAAACGGGCCCAGGAAGAGTGGGCCAAGAGTGAGGGCCTGATGCCAAGGAGCATGTCCTTCTCTGGCACTAGGTATGGGCGGTCACGAACACCcccctctgctgccagcagcaagTACAATGTCCGCAACCGCATCCAGAGCAGCCCCATGACCGTCATTAGTGAAGGAGATGGGGAGGTGGTGGAACAGTCAGAGGGCAGGGTCCGAAGGACTTTGGAAGAACAGCAAGAGAGGCAGCTTGATATGTTTAACAGTGATGAACTGGACATGAATGACTTTCCATATGCTGAGGAGGCAGGCTGCAAGGAGACCTTGGATCCAACCCATCTAGACTTAATGACTCAACCAGGTACTTCAAGGAAGTATCTAAGCCCTTCAGCTGAAGAAAGTTAA